A DNA window from Mobula birostris isolate sMobBir1 chromosome 3, sMobBir1.hap1, whole genome shotgun sequence contains the following coding sequences:
- the hhatlb gene encoding hedgehog acyltransferase like, b isoform X2 gives MSKQTFKQSVKRGWSYIGRKMDVADFEWVMWFTKFRNYILFALSGHVLFGKAISMALPQHRSIYFMVYGILAVLATMGFSYLMLILSHCILLYGIALAKQKWLCFAAGLCSLATFKIEPVASWQTGFVTGTFQLQDVLFYGGSGFTIMRCMSFALENVERKGGNYSILDLLIYNFYLPFFFFGPVMTFDQFHAQINQSRFTRKQNEMWNIGKYALMHLAVIILVDIIFHYLYILTIPSDLKLTTTLSDWALACLAYFNLVYDWIKAAVMFGVVGTVARLDYLDPPKPPKCITMLYVFAETHFDRGINDWLCKYVYDYLGEEHNNIFKELLATVCTFLVTTLWLGPDPVVYIWSVCNCFGLNFELWVQKFFELEPFASIEAKQMSKATSRRIRGVFGAANFWAIMLYNVLSLNSVDFAILVARRLFLVGFPLSPITILFVTYCGVQLVKENERRLALEAEKEKAE, from the exons GATGTGGCTGACTTTGAGTGGGTTATGTGGTTCACCAAGTTCCGAAACTACATTCTTTTTGCCTTATCGGGTCACGTGCTCTTTGGGAAAGCAATTTCCATGGCCTTACCTCAG CACAGATCCATATACTTTATGGTTTATGGGATTCTTGCAGTCCTGGCTACAATGGGCTTCTCCTATCTCATGTTAATCCTGTCCCACTGCATCCTTCTCTATGGCATTGCCCTGGCTAAACAGAAGTGGCTGTGCTTTgctgctggactctgcagtttgGCAACGTTTAAAATAGAGCCCGTGGCTTCCTGGCAG ACAGGATTTGTAACGGGCACCTTCCAGCTCCAGGACGTCCTGTTCTATGGAGGAAGTGGCTTCACCATCATGCGATGCATGAGCTTTGCATTGGAGAACGTCGAGAGGAAAGGTGGGAACTACTCAATCCTGGACCTTCTCATCTACAACTTCTACCTccccttcttcttctttgggCCAGTAATGACGTTCGATCAGTTCCACGCACAG ATAAATCAGTCCAGGTTCACTCGGAAGCAGAACGAGATGTGGAACATTGGGAAATATGCTCTGATGCATCTTGCTGTCATCATCCTGGTGGACATCATCTTCCATTACCTCTACATTCTAACCATACCTTCCGACCTCAAGCTGACAACGACGCTTTCTGATTGGGCATTAG CCTGTCTGGCTTACTTCAACCTGGTGTACGACTGGATAAAAGCAGCGGTGATGTTTGGGGTGGTGGGGACCGTGGCGAGACTAGACTACCTCGACCCGCCCAAGCCACCGAAATGTATCACCATGCTCTACGTTTTCGCTGAGAC GCACTTTGACAGGGGGATAAATGACTGGCTGTGCAA GTATGTCTACGATTACTTGGGGGAAGAGCACAACAACATTTTTAAGGAGCTGCTGGCGACGGTCTGCACCTTCCTGGTCACTACACTGTGGCTGGGGCCTGACCCTGTGGTCTACATCTGGTCTGTCTGCAACTGCTTCGGCCTCAACTTTGAGCTCTGGGTCCAGAAATTCTTTGAGCTTGAACCTTTTGCATCGATTGAG GCAAAGCAGATGTCCAAGGCAACGTCGCGAAGGATTAGGGGTGTCTTCGGTGCTGCAAATTTCTGGGCCATTATGTTGTACAACGTCCTCTCGCTGAACAGCGTTGACTTTGCAATACTGGTTGCTAGAAGGCTGTTCCTTGTTG GGTTTCCACTGAGTCCGATAACCATCCTCTTCGTGACCTATTGTGGAGTCCAGCTGGTGAAGGAGAATGAGCgcaggttggcactggaagcagagAAAGAGAAGGCCGAATAG